aaatactaagaaaatctcagatttacaccttttctcagattcctgaacatggatataaaatgttggcaaatgttgcccattttctctctattcagttatcagatattgatgtgaaacactcagattttacctcgtatCAACAACTGAGATAAAATccttctgattttccactttcctctctaaacgtatttaatacccatcaaatccagaggcctccccctgtttgggggatcagtggttcccagctggtaacaggagagttggctggacccttttcttttctccagctggcactgggtgaggaggtcactctgagtgcagcgtcggtccagaagtgtcccaaagcccatgacaaatggcctctgggaggggttgcttcccgcagtgcgaagatgtagctagtgacagggcatggacctttcttgccctccaggccttccattctcctgttaaagcagcaccccccagggatccctctgcccgtgtgactggccagcagggggcagtgataactttctatccacttagcagacacagtgTGGTAACACtgttgctggggtaggggatggggtgtctgtgtggggagattggagctgaaggggcattgtgggagggggaggcctctgggtgactgggcagggggtaccctactcaaattggtgggttctggaggtttgggggggggggggaggggttctgatgtgcccagtcctgaggctgtgggtcctggaggtgggtatcactGGGGACACGTTGGTGCAGAACAGtgagggtgggcgtctcttggggaggcggggcagggggctggagggagcctggtgctgtgccaggggcttagtcgtgcccaatgcacagaactgggtgggggagtcccaggcgctaggtcgggatgccaggcaagcagagggaggggtcccgttgtaaagcatcagggggtcccaggcaaacggcctggcaggtcctgctggaggacaggtgggggtcctaggcaggcagtaggggaatcctgggcaggcagtgagggactgaattcccagtgagggatcccctgggggggtggtcccaggctgttgggggctcttggtggggggggcctttaggattcccagcctgccagtgatggtctggtgggggttctctggccagtggggtgctgaggggtaGCTGGAGTTCCTGTTCAGGGATTTTGGtggttgggtcccagggaatatctggtgggactctggctgcagggtctgggctctgggtactgggggtgtctggggggccctggatggaggctctgggggctgctactaaccatgctccttctctctgatcagcttgtgccagaatcctgactccaagcacatcccagcattccccagccaggcccagtcaccatgataactttctagccacttatcaaacatcttgaaaactccaggaccttccagttccattgggaaaatttgtGCCCTGAGTCCTTATACTAGATCTTGAGGGtgcggcaggtgggaagggggctagaaatgccacacaatggtctcttccacagcgttctggactcattcattctgaaatctggtttcattgagaccattgttaatccagagtcactgcatggaaagacaaggagtgactccagatggacagtggggcaaatgagatcagcagttctccctgtgaggaggggctctcattagctgctctccccagagagctaaaggagggaagctgctcaaaagctctgtccctctctgcccgggatattggggttcagcttcctgggtcagacgctgcagcctccattgtgatctgggagaccaggcttagcagctgctgctcccccagcggggctctgtgctgggaagtgaccttaattaaagctgcttctctgcctggcccaggggatgactttctccagctggtcctagccccttggggcagccctgggccctgttaatacaaattctaccacagactccaggtaactgaaagtcctctgggaaagtgctggggactagcaagaaagtgactctgcacaaacagcctctcctcccattagcaattgccaggagcaaatccagccatgggagagcaaagcccccaggaatgggactgtcccagccagaggggcagggagagaggacaggggaaggagagactgaaaggggcagtgggagaaatgagtgggggggagagatttccagctctctagtccacccagacacatgtattgcagcatccctgggcagaaccactttccagtgatcaagaaaaggctcagacagaggaaaagctggttcttgactccatattccccctgctggggtgtggctgccgaggggtcagtgtccgagggaatcccccacagtgactcctttggttctgctcttttctagccttgtgttcagagacttagttatgcgatcgggggagggagaagggaggttaaaaatctctctgtgggcttagcctggcaggaggggccagctccacactgtaataaagagattgagcattttcccaggatggcagaatctaggatgtctgtctgcagggaaagggcctgggggaatcatcctgtgaaattaactaaagcctgttctgtaacccccacaactgcccttctcaccctcccacgctgcagaatgacgtccgtgtttcactccagctcatcccatcctgccatcggacaggggagagaaatggctgcagaggagactgttcaggtagggattgtcggggggttgctggtgggttcctgcaggagggagagggacagcaaatacaccggagatgggaagatttgcacagtctggtttggagccgggcaggaaatgcacagggtggggaagggaggaggacagcttgtgacattcctgctggggggagtttaatgagtggcccatattctaggaacagacccatgagattaggaggtggaaataccctaatttgtgaaacagaaaataaccctcctacatcgggctaggaaaactgaccagactcccagtgctggagcctgacctgactaaccagtggctgctgtgagatatgaaggggacaCCCActagtgaggtttaggggagattcccctcctttCGTATCCAGCTCtgcacaatgaggagggtgttgggcttcctaccggagatctctccctggtccctgctaggggctccatctcctttatccgtctgtggctagtaggagtgtgatggatctgctgggagagaaaagggactctctattcgtccccttaacctggtgtttccaggatgctctgagtggggtggaggtgggactctgactgtgatccacccagagcttgcatttgattggcttctctcccccacaaatagtggggctgtgagtggggcagcaggtactgagtgttggacccttgctctttcaggggccagtgaccttcgaggaggtggctgtgtatttctccagggaagagtgggctctgctggaccctgctcagagagccctctacagagacgtcatgcaggagaactatgagaatgtgacctcgctgggtaagggttcctgtcccctcagttcttggaaggggaaatgaagagatacggttcatgccagccccacaatgctacctctacactgtcctgtctctgcatcaccccaatatgccagtgacccacacactgccacagaccctcccctgctgcagaacacaggaacaATATTGCACcatgtcaaatatctcctgtttgcataagtaaacttctttgagatggggtgaccagacctgcacgcagtgttatgctcctacaaagcacatgggatctttatagaggaaggtaaacacacacacacacacacacacctctctctctctctctctctctctccctccctccctctgccagaGCAGTTCATAGTTACCAATCTGTTGTAGCTCGATTCAATCTAATGGCCAATTACACTGAGCAcaagtgtggggctgggctcttgtcggtcgcaatccaatgctccgggagtgtggcaagatgaacccaaagtcccatggccaagcaccctggttcttatagggttttttcctttgttgaagtctatggattttgctgtatcagtttgtgatcggttacttcttaactggtgtaaacattccagtgcacctccgagagggtcagcctgtcctttgttctgatttaatcaattgtcctcaggggtgccagccttgacctcagggtcatcaatctgcccttcgttatggatgcgcgttgttgattctttgatgtcctttaagtctcttgactccttcttccttgactctggctataacaatggcctttacatcttctcttttcctgatgcatacatcctcattcacacaaacccactgagaatacaaacagtagtgttttatatcgagcaaaaaggcattgcaaatgaaaccttgccttcaatgtttctctaatctacttaacatagacacaatagagaatcctatctcttatttactaaaccttaaaacaaagacatgtagatttaactagagtgcctaatttgtaatacatagaggaaaccatagtagacagtgtaacttatcctaaaacaaaaggtgaccataatcagtcagaaggattgttctggtctgtcattcctttctgctattcaaacagggtggctgacaggatgaaatcaaatcatacattaaattctcacagtacattataaaatccagctcctacagccgtattcgagatgtgggtgcaccatagatttatatacaggcaatatgatattttttgtcttttctatcccttgcttaatgattccaacattccgttcgctttttgactgccgctgcacattgcgtggatgttttcagagaactatccatgactccaagatctctctcttgagtggaaacagctaatttacacctcatcattttgtatgtatagttgggattatgttttccaatgggctgcactatgtgctatcctgacatctagtactgctgagatcctgcactcagtactatccctgcccttcctgttccctttctccactgaaccccaccagcccatgcttcctgttcccagcttccccaggactgtctcattgtctctggacctcgctgtcagcaagaagcagtggcagggagacttgccctctctctggagtcttggatttctgggacatggatttactttctctgtgttttgggagcctctttgaaattgagtgtctgtgacattaaccacagtgcaatctggagtgttgaacagctgtgtcccctcagtttcccaagctggggtgacttttacactgatttactgtgagagcagccgctcctgggcaggtaacacacagtctccagcatgtaactcgctcccagctacagtattgagtgctgctagtcagcgactcaggagttacagtgcagcacaggaaaaccccagaaaagtctctgttcccagacttcccccagaaatgtgcatctttccctgtccagcacactactgaacaaggcaagctcatatgaagtctgtcatttcatcagtggaaactgacatgcaccagccttgttatcccatgtagatgaggggactcacccctgcggcaccccttgctggtgacttctgggaattagctcattccagctccagcgcaccctctgcaggctggtgatccgcctgtcctctggccccccatgtccctccctggacctggtgccccttttacctggggtgctgccctctggcagtaacccctcagtcttggggtctcccctccccagggaactcccacccactattcccacctcggctcagtataaggccagtcatcgtctagccccacaccctggggcaggctgcagtatcagccactcatcactggcaaggagggtttggacctgctgcctttgcctaccgctgggctgccctctgcaaccccccagtacctattgccttctgctaggccacagcctggggctttccaggctggagctccccagctcctctgcctttccccagccctgctccactcaggtaccctgtgtccagctccctgcagccaggcccatctccctctacaaacagagagagactctatctgcccctggcttctctgcctttatagggccagctgagtctgtttggggcctggccccagctgcagccacttcccccaatcagcccagcctaaaagctgctttctccagccacaggcccctcccagggctgtttttaacccttcagagcaggagcggggatccaccccgctacatcccaaatgcagtttccaacacactgtaatccaaacacactagttggataaaacaataaaacaagattgttaattaccaaaaaaaaaagattttaagtgactacaggtaacgaggcataaaagtcagaattgtttacaaaagaaatgcagataaaacacaaatatatttgttagtctctaaggtgccacaagtactcctgttctttttacaaactaacatgtaggtcaggggtaggtaaactacggcccgcaaGCCACACCCAGCCTgctcggcccctgagctcccggatggggaggctcccctctccctcccctcccctcctgttcccttgcctCTGCTGTCCCACTGCAGACTCAACATGCCGCACCACCAGCGCTCTGGCCCACCACTCCTGGGCAGTGTTgcagcggtggggctgcgagctcctactgctctgagtggcatggtaagggggctggtctgCGCGCTCCTGAGGGACCTCGTATCTAGCTCCGGCGAGCCGCGtggctgtggtaagggggccagggggttggataaggggcagagagtcctggggggcagtcaggggacagggagcaggggacgaTTGggcgggcggtcaggggatggggaacaggggggttggataggcataggagtcccggggtctgtcagggggcaggggtgtggatatgggttcatatccaggaccccaccccctacccaaccccgctgctacctgtcccttgactgctctgacctctatccacccccctgcccactgacagacccttgggactcccacaccGATCCAACCGccgtccccccagaacctccgccccatccaactgtcccctgactgccccctgggactccctgccccttatccaacgcccccacctccttaccatgccgctcagagcagcgtgtctggcagccacgtgggccacgcagagccagacacactgcccagcaggagcgcacagccccgccccgcaggagCGCTGCCCACGCGGtggtgtggctgcgggggaggggctagcctccccagccaggagctcagggaccgggcaggacggtcctgtcggctggatgtggcccgtgggccgtaatttgcccatccttgatcaagggcataaacctattgagtcagcaagacatgcaggggtatgtctgtgtgctgagacctacgaggcttttccatgccctgtgctgtgaagcttgtgtttgggacacaggaagtacaagccacatggcaaaaggaatataaagggcagctgcatcatctccattttgtcttcaatccctcttcctacctctggagcaacttctctacaaattgaagcctggaacaaaggactgaaagacccatcgaacatgtggatgtgttccagacggactttcaagccagcagctcaacaatactgctaataacctgatatatagattttggaatgcatctcactgcttttatttaacaactttttttgtgtcatgtcctgtcttgtctttccatgctaaaggattggctggcagtgtggtcttttgggtaagatccaaacctatagtgatcttgtaatgtggctgaccttttggggtcagaaaaacattttgtatatgagcagagtttttaaataacctctcactgtactggacctaggtgctgattgggagtcggagaactggaatgcaataaagggggccatgtgatttcttttttcagcttctcgataacccgtgtgtgggatcagaagcacagtttgtgactggtcgttgagtttaacttcagtgttaaccaccagttttgggagcatctgctctccctttttcatcctgccctgaccctggcattttcagtgtggactgccccaggcacacccgtcacactaagcactgaagttaaattaatagaatgttttttatgacaaagttatgaaatcaagtgacctcctttgttttctttcatctgagcagggtttccaatttcccaacctgatgtgatctcccagctggaacaaggggaagagccatgggtcccagacctccagggttcagaggaaagagagatcctgagagctccctgcacaggtgaggcaatattaaaccaactgagaatctgtaagtgcctgaaggaaacatctgggatgccctacaatgcccttggaaggtctctcagttcaatattgtccctagcaggggtcgtatccttagggtaaatatagctcatggcttcctgtagacactagcagacaccaggcagtagcttcctcccttccccctgtgaatttggatgggatgtgaagcctgaattgatcccctcctctctcctgtttggggaagaacttgggggagttcagttcctgatttttatttgacgtctctccagtacttgtattggtttggccttcccctttccatccctgtttgaggtttctgtctctatcacagcaggtgacgcaatggtatgtgagaaagaggagcagaattctcagcaggaaaatgttgagcaagtggataaacacagagcattatcacaaagatcgaaaaggaatgtgtcctggagtcataagcaggaaaaatcccatgacattcagcacagaccagaaggagagcagggaaaccagccaggggagaaagtgggtaaatgtatttcctgtaaggaaactcagaaggacctcaaggaaaccacaacacaacaggaaatcctcagcagaaagagaaaaaatacatgcactgagtttggggaaaacgtatgtgattgctccatccttataaagcatcacagaatccacacagggaagaggccctatgaatgcagtgagtgtggaaaatgcttccttagcagctcagccctttctcaacatcagagaatccacacaggggagaggccctatgaatgcagtgaatgtggggaaaaattcactcgcagctcagtccttattagacaccagagaatccacacaggggagaggccctatgaatgcagtgtgtgtggaaaatgcttcacttgcagctcaggcctttatcaacatcggagaatccacacaggggagaggtcctatgaatgcagtgagtgtggaaaatgcttcactgacagctcatccctttctcaacatcagagaatccacacaggggagaggccctatgaatgcagtgaatgtgggggAAAATTCAGTCGCCGTTcacaccttattacacatcagagaatccacacaggggagaggccctatgaatgcagtgagtgtggaaaatgcttcactaacagttcagccctttctcaacatcagagaatccacacaggggagaggccctatgaatgcagtgtgtgtggaaaatgcttcacttgcagctcaggcctttatcaacatcggagaatccacacaggggagaggccctatgaatgcagtgagtgtggaaaatgcttcactgaccgCTCTTGCCCTAtccaacatcagagaatccacacaggggagaggccctatgaatgcagtgaatgtgggggaaaattcagtcgcagttcacaccttattacacatcagagaatccacacaggggagaggccctatgaatgcagtgagtgtggaaaatgcttcactaacagttcagccctttctcaacatcagagaatccacacaggggagaggccctatgaatgcagtgagtgtgggaaaacctttattaccagctcagaccttattaggcatcagagaatccacacagggaagaggccctatgaatgcagtgagtgcgggaaaaacttcactcgcagctcaagcctttctaaacatcagagaatccacaccggtgggagaccctataaatgcagtgagtgcgggaaaaccttctgtgggcacttagcccatgttagtcatcagagaatctgcaagggagatcaacaacataaacacctctagggctatcaatacttttttttctctaataattttcctgattcccacataggatgtgaggttggatggacctttactatctgccaacagtggccaatgctaggtgccccagagggactgaatctaacaggtaatgagcaagtgatctctctcctgccatccatctccaccctctgacaaacagaggctagggacaccattccttacccatcctggctaatagccattcatggacttaacctccattaatttatctgcaaaaagaacaaggagttcttgtggcaccttagaaactaacaaatttatttgagcataagcttttctgggctaaaaccaacttcactggatgcatgcagtggaaaatacagccggaaaatacacacacacactcagagaggacatgaaaaattgggtgttgccatacacactataacgagagtgatcagttaaggtgagctattatcagcaggagaaaaaaaccttttgtagagGTTTTcgtggcctttgagaaagcaagatagAGCTTTGGAAGACCCAGTAGGGTTTGTGGCccaggaattgttctcagattccactgagacttcaactcagattgcaggattcaaagtcctgagtgctggcccttacaccatgggaccagcagagcacctgttgattactgtagacttccagcagggaggactctgtgggcaggggcggctctaggcattttgctgccccaagcacggcagacaggttgccttcggcagcttgcctgcgggaggtccgccgaagtcgcaggaccagcggacccttcgcaggcaggccgccgaaggcagccttcctgccgccctcgcggtgaccggcagagcaccccccgtggcttgctgtcccaagcatgtgcttggcgtgccggggcctggagccgcccctgtgtctggggacaattttttctggcagggaggactcagtgggaacatgcctctctggccagccctgcatttgctgaaaaagtcagcacacagcactttgctgcaggcccagaggcctttcttcctccagactgtgaggccagtggacaggtgaggcagtagcaccttcagtcccaggcagtaaagggcccttcctgggaaaggccatgtcctgaaaaggaaaaactaaagtcaaggagagtccttctaaaactctttgggtatgtcacagggggaaagtgtttctttgcctcaccagggacttgaaccctggatccTCAAATTAGAAGGCTGATGCGCTGCCAaatgagctagccaggctcacactcTACAAAAAGCAAATTTTGTAcagaagagaaactagtcaagaaaaatgagggcaggaaactatacagaaaacctgctactctggctctcttagcagtcctagccccgcctgctcctccatctggtgCCCTGAGGCCGTattcttttttttgttaaatatcaaatccaggagaaaacacggttatacaaagcaaaacgaaatcacaaacagaaatgtcattggaaatacagaaataaaaaaggaaaatgcaattcccatcactttatcatatctgggccattcctgtatcgagagcacccgcgaaggtccctgtgtgcttacgagaaacgtgaaggaactcataccacagcctgaacatgcaACTCAACTGTTCCCAGGTGccacagtaaaaccctttccctgttgtgaagttgcactccataggattttattaaagtatgctaatgagtgtgaatataaagtgactggactatgtttcatgcaaaaggtctcttgtaaggtatcattacaaagcttataatctacggtgtgtgttcatcctattgtatgaaccgatcattcttggatctgaaactagaaatatgaactataactctgaggtcctgttgtaatgatgcaaagtgtgggccattaatagtggtttggactcttgatggctcccattaaccaggacaattgactggagatggctctgtcctgcaccatctgtgagtcaggccaggaagaatgaaggcttgggggggtgTGTCTCacgggacatgtgaccatgtcacctggtacaggaatccatcttaaacctggggctcttccccaggagagag
This genomic stretch from Mauremys mutica isolate MM-2020 ecotype Southern unplaced genomic scaffold, ASM2049712v1 Super-Scaffold_100252, whole genome shotgun sequence harbors:
- the LOC123360403 gene encoding zinc finger protein 551-like, yielding PYECSECGEKFTRSSVLIRHQRIHTGERPYECSVCGKCFTCSSGLYQHRRIHTGERSYECSECGKCFTDSSSLSQHQRIHTGERPYECSECGGKFSRRSHLITHQRIHTGERPYECSECGKCFTNSSALSQHQRIHTGERPYECSVCGKCFTCSSGLYQHRRIHTGERPYECSECGKCFTDRSCPIQHQRIHTGERPYECSECGGKFSRSSHLITHQRIHTGERPYECSECGKCFTNSSALSQHQRIHTGERPYECSECGKTFITSSDLIRHQRIHTGKRPYECSECGKNFTRSSSLSKHQRIHTGG